The Candidatus Kryptonium sp. genome contains a region encoding:
- a CDS encoding OmpA family protein has translation MARRKKTHHEEHENLERWLITYADLITLLLGLFVVLYSMSQIDLNKYQQWISAFSQLFGGGGVLSGGKGVLVTPMPPSSATDGSTTQTSQKKLEVQINAILSSNIQSKKVIVTTSPEGLTIHLLERLLFESGSADLKPEAMTVLDTLAEILKFLPNKIRIEGHTDNRPIRSARFPSNWHLSVERALNTAYYLINKGVSPERISIAGYSEYRPIAPNDTEENRAKNRRVDIVIISSQNGVLGRISNQILEQ, from the coding sequence ATGGCAAGAAGAAAGAAAACACATCATGAAGAGCATGAAAATCTTGAAAGATGGCTCATAACTTACGCTGATCTTATAACTCTTCTGCTTGGGCTTTTTGTTGTTTTGTATTCAATGTCGCAAATTGATTTAAATAAATATCAACAGTGGATTTCAGCTTTTAGTCAACTCTTCGGTGGAGGTGGAGTTTTATCCGGGGGAAAGGGTGTTCTTGTGACACCAATGCCTCCAAGCTCGGCCACAGATGGAAGCACGACGCAAACATCGCAAAAGAAACTTGAAGTTCAAATAAACGCAATTTTAAGTTCAAACATTCAATCAAAAAAAGTTATAGTAACCACATCTCCAGAGGGTTTAACTATTCATCTTCTTGAAAGGTTACTTTTTGAATCTGGGAGCGCAGATTTAAAACCAGAAGCGATGACAGTTCTTGATACGCTTGCTGAAATATTAAAGTTTTTGCCAAATAAAATTAGGATTGAGGGACATACAGATAATAGGCCAATTCGTAGCGCGAGATTTCCATCAAACTGGCATCTTTCGGTTGAAAGAGCGTTAAATACTGCGTATTATTTGATAAACAAGGGCGTCAGCCCCGAGAGAATTTCAATCGCTGGATATTCGGAATACAGACCGATTGCGCCAAATGATACGGAAGAAAACAGAGCAAAGAATAGAAGGGTTGATATAGTCATAATCTCATCACAAAACGGGGTGTTAGGAAGAATTTCAAATCAAATTTTGGAACAGTGA
- a CDS encoding MBL fold metallo-hydrolase, whose product MKITIFGSASGIPEKGRVHTCIGVEVKEKMILLDIGEGAVSSIAGDGINVDKIEKVFISHMHADHFIGLPMLLQYLKLKERKKSLEIYLPEKHIEAVEKFLPFLYIFRERFEFEYKFLPLPAKEFFVFDNLKMKMLPTKHLQKYEKYANLYGVETTSYSYLIEEIASDGVDVKRFLFSSDLNSADEIKPYLDGLDLLLIECSHIEIEEIIDTLSDFYIPKIVLTHVSPDKDIRPMVEYARAKFDMNIDLAYDGMKIEV is encoded by the coding sequence ATGAAAATTACAATTTTTGGAAGCGCGTCTGGAATACCTGAGAAGGGCAGAGTTCATACTTGTATTGGAGTTGAAGTTAAAGAAAAAATGATTTTGCTTGATATTGGCGAAGGCGCTGTCTCATCAATCGCTGGTGATGGAATTAATGTTGATAAAATTGAAAAGGTTTTTATTTCACACATGCACGCTGATCATTTCATAGGATTGCCGATGTTACTTCAGTATTTGAAATTGAAAGAAAGAAAAAAATCACTTGAGATTTATCTTCCGGAAAAACACATTGAAGCGGTTGAAAAGTTTTTGCCATTTTTATACATTTTCAGAGAAAGGTTTGAGTTTGAATATAAATTTTTACCTTTGCCAGCTAAAGAATTTTTTGTATTTGATAATTTGAAAATGAAAATGCTTCCAACGAAACATTTGCAAAAATATGAGAAATATGCGAATCTTTACGGTGTTGAGACGACTTCTTATAGTTATTTAATTGAGGAGATCGCAAGTGATGGTGTTGATGTTAAAAGGTTTCTTTTTTCCTCTGATTTGAATTCAGCGGATGAAATTAAACCTTATCTTGATGGGCTTGATCTTTTGTTAATTGAATGTTCTCACATTGAAATTGAAGAAATAATTGACACGCTGTCTGATTTTTATATTCCAAAGATTGTTTTGACTCATGTTTCCCCTGATAAAGATATAAGACCGATGGTTGAATATGCGAGGGCAAAGTTTGACATGAACATAGATCTCGCTTACGACGGAATGAAAATTGAAGTATAA
- a CDS encoding glycosyltransferase family 2 protein — MLETLVLAVYFVSILVLSIFGSHGFVLVYYYFKSKKEELEGKRKKLKLKTLDELFGDEKNYPNVTIQLPIYNELYVAPRLLDAVSRIDYPKEKMQIQVLDDSTDETVQVVALKVMELKANGYDIEHIRRGTREGFKAGALKYGLKFAKGDFIAIFDADFVPKPDFLKKTLPYFYLDGNIGMVQTRWEHLNENYSLLTQAQALALNGHFIMEQYVRNESGFFITFNGTGGVWRKSCIIDAGNWEGDTLAEDMDLSYRAQLKKWKFVFLKDVVSPAELPAEINALKSQQFRWTKGAIEVGLKYLKRIWTENLPLKIKLEATFHLTNNFVFPFILLTAILNPIVVMIKESGDYEWYYFVMGIFVLPFFGPFLAYMLAQKEIYSNWREKIVLFPLFLAGSMGLAVNNTRAVILALLRKRTEFVRTPKYGIKSEGEQWEMKKYVASRVEWVTYVEILLALYMFVGMMLSAYYLELAAIPFQAMFFAGFLFIGVLSVKHSKVWNEYAKKLYPVWNLIKGKFAYRTLDMK, encoded by the coding sequence ATGTTGGAAACGCTCGTTCTTGCGGTTTATTTCGTTTCAATTCTCGTTCTTTCAATTTTTGGTTCTCACGGCTTCGTTCTTGTGTATTATTACTTCAAAAGCAAAAAGGAAGAATTAGAGGGGAAACGAAAAAAATTAAAACTGAAAACTCTTGACGAGCTTTTCGGGGATGAGAAAAATTATCCTAATGTCACAATTCAATTGCCTATTTACAACGAGCTTTATGTTGCCCCTCGGCTACTTGATGCGGTAAGTAGAATTGACTACCCGAAAGAAAAAATGCAAATTCAGGTGCTTGATGATTCTACAGATGAAACCGTTCAAGTCGTTGCTTTGAAAGTAATGGAATTGAAAGCAAATGGATATGATATTGAGCATATACGCAGGGGGACGAGGGAGGGATTTAAAGCTGGTGCTTTAAAATATGGTTTAAAGTTTGCAAAGGGTGATTTCATAGCGATTTTTGATGCTGATTTTGTTCCGAAACCTGATTTTTTGAAAAAGACATTGCCATATTTTTATCTTGATGGAAATATAGGGATGGTTCAAACGCGTTGGGAACATTTAAACGAGAACTATTCTCTTTTAACTCAAGCGCAGGCACTTGCGTTAAATGGACATTTCATAATGGAACAATATGTTAGAAATGAATCAGGGTTTTTCATAACATTCAACGGCACTGGTGGAGTATGGAGGAAATCATGCATTATAGATGCGGGAAATTGGGAAGGCGATACGCTTGCTGAGGATATGGATTTAAGCTATAGAGCTCAACTTAAGAAATGGAAATTTGTATTTTTAAAAGATGTTGTTTCACCTGCTGAGTTACCAGCTGAGATAAATGCTCTAAAATCCCAACAATTTCGCTGGACAAAAGGTGCAATTGAGGTCGGTTTAAAATATCTTAAAAGAATTTGGACAGAAAATCTACCTTTGAAGATCAAACTTGAAGCGACATTTCATCTGACGAATAATTTTGTTTTTCCATTTATTTTGTTAACTGCGATTCTTAATCCGATAGTTGTTATGATAAAAGAAAGCGGAGATTACGAGTGGTATTATTTCGTGATGGGTATCTTTGTTTTGCCATTTTTCGGGCCTTTTCTTGCTTATATGCTTGCCCAGAAGGAAATTTACAGCAACTGGCGGGAGAAGATAGTCTTGTTTCCACTGTTCCTTGCTGGAAGTATGGGGCTTGCGGTTAATAACACAAGAGCTGTAATTCTTGCACTGCTTCGCAAGAGAACTGAATTTGTGCGGACACCAAAGTATGGAATTAAAAGCGAAGGAGAACAATGGGAGATGAAAAAATATGTCGCATCGCGGGTTGAATGGGTAACATATGTAGAGATTTTGCTTGCCTTATATATGTTTGTCGGTATGATGTTAAGTGCTTATTACCTTGAGCTTGCTGCTATACCGTTTCAGGCGATGTTTTTTGCTGGATTTTTATTTATAGGCGTCCTATCGGTAAAGCATTCAAAGGTTTGGAACGAGTATGCGAAAAAGCTATATCCAGTGTGGAATTTGATCAAAGGTAAGTTCGCATATAGAACTTTAGATATGAAGTAA
- a CDS encoding SPOR domain-containing protein — protein sequence MKKTILKISLLLLINYAFAQEVDISRYLYLLRLGDIESVRNAVDSLKKIYPNSVNLRYLEANLMQDGEQALKVYYDIALTHPDNEYSDDALLRVFQFYYAKGEYEQAKKELERLKKLYPSSPYAGIKVRFPEVSATSIDDKSGKKPSESKVDCNYSLQVGAFLDRKNAEREREFFESRGYGVEVHTKFKDGKQFFVVWVGCFYDREEADAVKRDIKRRFGKESFIISTLELR from the coding sequence ATGAAAAAAACAATTCTGAAAATATCCCTGCTTCTGTTAATTAATTACGCTTTTGCGCAAGAGGTTGATATAAGTAGATACCTTTATCTTTTAAGGCTCGGAGATATTGAAAGCGTTAGAAACGCTGTTGATAGTTTAAAGAAGATTTATCCGAATTCGGTTAATTTGAGATATCTTGAAGCGAACTTAATGCAAGATGGGGAACAAGCACTAAAAGTTTACTACGACATCGCTTTAACTCATCCAGATAATGAATATTCTGATGATGCGCTTTTGAGGGTTTTTCAGTTTTATTATGCCAAGGGTGAATACGAACAGGCAAAGAAGGAACTTGAGAGATTGAAGAAACTTTATCCGTCATCTCCATATGCGGGAATAAAAGTTCGTTTTCCAGAGGTTTCAGCAACTTCAATAGATGATAAATCAGGTAAGAAGCCTTCTGAATCAAAAGTTGATTGCAATTATTCATTGCAAGTTGGGGCTTTTCTGGATAGGAAAAACGCAGAAAGGGAACGGGAATTTTTTGAAAGCAGGGGATATGGGGTGGAAGTTCATACAAAATTTAAAGATGGGAAACAGTTTTTCGTTGTATGGGTTGGATGTTTTTATGATAGAGAAGAAGCTGACGCTGTGAAAAGAGATATTAAAAGAAGGTTTGGTAAAGAAAGTTTTATCATTTCAACGCTGGAGTTGAGATGA
- the lptE gene encoding LPS assembly lipoprotein LptE: MSYGCRYSFTGASVPPHLKTIAIPVFDDQSGYGRATLREELTNKIVERFIQDNTLKIADKSTANSILEGIIISVQDNPVVVGTGERVVKSRITITVKVTYYDMVKRVKVWERTFSNWGEYELTGNIQLNLQQGIQQAIEKLSEDILLATVANW; the protein is encoded by the coding sequence TTGAGCTATGGATGTAGGTATTCATTTACCGGTGCATCTGTGCCACCGCATTTGAAAACTATAGCTATACCCGTGTTTGACGATCAAAGTGGCTATGGCAGGGCGACTTTGAGGGAAGAATTAACAAATAAAATAGTTGAAAGATTTATCCAAGATAACACCTTAAAAATCGCTGATAAAAGCACAGCAAATTCAATTCTTGAAGGAATTATAATAAGTGTTCAAGATAATCCAGTTGTCGTCGGAACCGGTGAAAGAGTTGTGAAATCAAGGATAACGATAACTGTTAAAGTGACTTATTACGATATGGTCAAGCGTGTTAAGGTTTGGGAAAGGACATTTTCAAATTGGGGCGAGTATGAGCTTACAGGAAATATACAGTTAAATTTACAACAAGGAATTCAGCAAGCGATAGAAAAACTTTCTGAGGATATCTTGCTTGCAACCGTAGCAAATTGGTAA
- the miaB gene encoding tRNA (N6-isopentenyl adenosine(37)-C2)-methylthiotransferase MiaB has translation MSENRKIYIETYGCQMNFADSEIVLGIMKKHGYTLTDDASKADVILVNTCSVREHAEQRVIGRLSSFLRYKRKNPNLVIGVLGCMAERLKKKLIEEENLADIVVGPDEYRKLPQLVNDAFFGHKGIAVKLSRVETYDDITPLRTDGISAWITVMRGCDKFCTFCVVPFTRGRERSRPLESIVKEVEMLSAQGYKEVTLLGQNVNSYRDGNYDFADLLSAVAQVDRNMRIRFVTSHPKDMSDKLIQTIAEHPNICNYIHLPVQSGSDRILELMNRTYDRKHYLNLVKKIRDMIPGVSLSTDIIAGFPTETEEDHKMTLSLLEEVRFDGAFMFKYSPREGTKAYEMGDDVPDEVKIRRLNEIIELQQKISYEINQGLIGTDVEVLVEGESKRSSDQWMGRTDTNKVVIFPKIKEIKPGDYIIVRINRATSATLFGDIVKILHEKNNSENIPASVN, from the coding sequence ATGAGTGAAAACAGGAAAATTTACATAGAAACATATGGATGTCAGATGAATTTCGCAGATTCTGAGATCGTTCTCGGGATCATGAAAAAACATGGCTATACGCTTACAGATGACGCTTCAAAAGCGGATGTGATACTTGTAAATACTTGCAGTGTAAGAGAACACGCTGAGCAAAGGGTTATAGGAAGGTTGAGTTCCTTTTTAAGATACAAAAGAAAAAATCCTAACCTTGTCATTGGGGTTCTCGGGTGCATGGCGGAAAGATTGAAGAAAAAACTTATAGAAGAAGAAAATCTCGCTGATATAGTTGTCGGTCCAGACGAATATAGGAAACTACCACAACTTGTGAACGATGCTTTCTTTGGGCATAAGGGGATCGCTGTAAAATTATCAAGAGTTGAAACATATGACGATATAACTCCTTTAAGGACAGATGGGATAAGCGCGTGGATTACAGTCATGAGAGGGTGTGATAAATTCTGCACATTTTGCGTTGTTCCGTTTACAAGGGGGAGGGAAAGAAGCAGACCACTTGAAAGTATAGTCAAGGAAGTTGAGATGCTCTCTGCACAGGGATATAAAGAAGTCACATTGCTTGGTCAAAATGTTAATTCTTATCGTGATGGAAATTATGATTTTGCGGACTTGCTTTCGGCTGTTGCTCAAGTTGATAGAAATATGAGAATTAGATTTGTAACATCACATCCGAAAGATATGTCTGATAAATTGATTCAAACAATAGCTGAACATCCAAACATCTGCAATTACATTCATCTTCCTGTGCAATCTGGCTCTGATAGAATTCTTGAGTTAATGAACAGAACTTATGATAGAAAACATTATTTGAACCTCGTTAAAAAAATAAGGGATATGATCCCCGGAGTTAGTCTGTCAACCGATATAATTGCTGGATTCCCAACGGAGACGGAAGAAGATCACAAGATGACATTGAGTTTGCTTGAGGAAGTCAGATTTGATGGCGCATTTATGTTCAAGTATTCTCCACGGGAAGGGACCAAGGCATATGAAATGGGTGACGATGTTCCTGATGAAGTAAAAATAAGAAGGTTAAACGAGATAATAGAACTTCAGCAGAAAATTTCATATGAAATTAATCAAGGTTTGATAGGAACTGATGTTGAAGTTTTGGTTGAAGGCGAGAGCAAACGTTCTTCTGACCAATGGATGGGGAGAACTGATACTAACAAAGTTGTTATCTTCCCGAAGATCAAGGAAATAAAACCAGGGGATTATATCATTGTTCGTATAAATAGAGCAACTTCTGCAACTTTATTTGGTGATATAGTTAAAATCCTTCATGAAAAAAACAATTCTGAAAATATCCCTGCTTCTGTTAATTAA
- a CDS encoding cupin domain-containing protein: MKITRWDKQNKPTVEELEKILISEGTRPHIWTDEPGTYYGNHSHPFDEIRWVVSGKMRYGVGNEEFVLGPGDRLDLPAGTVHWAKVEGDEPVVYLCASK, encoded by the coding sequence ATGAAGATAACAAGATGGGACAAACAAAATAAACCGACAGTTGAAGAACTTGAAAAAATACTTATCTCGGAGGGAACGCGCCCTCATATCTGGACTGATGAACCCGGGACATATTACGGAAATCATTCTCATCCATTTGATGAGATTAGATGGGTCGTGAGTGGTAAAATGAGATATGGGGTTGGAAATGAGGAATTCGTCCTAGGTCCCGGTGATCGGCTTGATCTTCCTGCTGGAACAGTACACTGGGCAAAAGTTGAAGGTGATGAGCCCGTCGTTTATCTATGTGCATCAAAATAG
- a CDS encoding sigma 54-interacting transcriptional regulator gives MKAKHKLIIALSVSLMTLTIELMRIPIFDTLDSFFNELKFKFRGQQHVDTSLVFLYIDDNAIHSLGGYPLKRTYYALLIDLLTQLNVKAIMLDILLTDKNPDYPERDNLLVLIVKNSNRVYLGGSFTNLERSNHNEIHFPESLKKFLIKSNVQSLNFHKGTNFRLPFDELLKSCAGLGHLNYIQNDSRYEIPLLVQVAQDLYLPSISLELARTYYGIPRDSIKVFESSIILGDVKIPLKNGTMLINYTGGTDALKMYSILDFIKSYDAIKSGIEPEIDLDNFKDKIVFIGIYSEALGQTIKTPFQDKFPTTGLHIMALNTIVQKKFLTETTLILNFAISLLFSLLILHLLSLEHISTVFRILLFQSAVISALLLVLLFLFKLGISVPIYPIFAGLFSLFAGVIYNFEIERQKMIKFNEEKRKIEDMIKEKELKIIDLQEQIENLKIAAERNEAIKNLEKTYSEMKELTSKFEDLSEFNLTDETEKDEFEGIVFSKGGKMEEIISIIKKVAPSDVPVLITGENGVGKELVAMAIHKLSERKDKKFITINCSAIPETLLESELFGHEKGAFTGAVQRKKGLFEIADGGTIFLDEIAETTESFQAKILRIIQSGEFNRIGGVETLKVNVRIIAATNRDIEKALREGNFREDLYYRLNVVRIHIPPLRERKEDIRFLAEHFLKKFKANDMKFSSAVMIAFLNYEWPGNVRQLENAVKRAIIFAKSEGRKLIQLKDLPEEIAKSAKGKIDIEEEILTLLREKKFSHSSISETANELGLNRGTVGEYLRGLCFKNLYESKFDINKASLKITGNDPEALERLKKKIADYIHNFIENIANCKSEEEIRSIIRLKYKNLPARYHFYLEEFAMRFKKGEITTEKLGINDGNF, from the coding sequence ATGAAAGCCAAACATAAACTCATTATCGCATTATCGGTTTCTTTAATGACTCTCACAATTGAGCTTATGAGGATCCCGATATTTGATACTTTGGATTCATTTTTTAACGAATTGAAATTTAAATTTCGTGGGCAACAACATGTTGATACCTCGCTCGTATTTCTCTACATTGATGATAATGCAATTCATTCGCTTGGCGGCTATCCACTGAAAAGAACATACTATGCACTCTTAATCGACCTACTTACTCAATTAAATGTCAAGGCGATCATGCTTGATATATTGCTAACTGATAAAAACCCAGATTATCCTGAGAGGGACAACCTTCTTGTATTGATTGTGAAAAATTCAAATAGAGTTTATCTTGGTGGGAGTTTTACAAACCTTGAGAGATCAAACCACAATGAGATTCATTTCCCAGAATCACTTAAAAAATTTTTGATAAAGTCTAATGTTCAAAGCTTAAATTTCCACAAAGGTACAAATTTCCGACTTCCATTTGATGAGCTTCTTAAGAGCTGTGCAGGATTAGGACACTTAAATTATATTCAAAATGATTCTCGTTATGAAATCCCCTTGCTTGTTCAAGTTGCTCAAGATTTATATTTGCCTTCTATCTCTCTCGAGCTCGCACGGACATATTACGGCATTCCTCGGGATTCAATAAAAGTTTTTGAAAGTTCAATCATCCTTGGCGATGTTAAGATACCTCTAAAAAACGGAACAATGTTGATAAATTACACTGGTGGGACAGATGCTTTAAAAATGTATTCAATTCTTGATTTCATAAAATCTTACGACGCGATCAAATCTGGAATTGAACCTGAAATTGATTTGGATAATTTTAAAGATAAAATTGTATTCATTGGCATTTACAGCGAAGCACTTGGACAAACTATAAAAACTCCATTCCAAGATAAATTTCCAACCACCGGACTTCATATTATGGCGCTTAATACAATTGTTCAGAAAAAATTTTTAACTGAAACCACTCTGATTTTAAATTTTGCCATATCTTTGCTTTTCTCCTTATTGATATTACATCTGCTTTCACTTGAACATATCTCAACTGTTTTCAGAATTTTGCTATTTCAATCCGCTGTAATTTCTGCTTTATTGCTTGTTTTGCTTTTCTTATTTAAACTTGGCATTTCGGTTCCTATTTATCCCATTTTTGCGGGATTATTCTCGTTGTTCGCAGGTGTCATTTATAACTTTGAAATTGAACGACAAAAAATGATCAAATTTAATGAAGAGAAAAGGAAAATTGAGGATATGATCAAAGAGAAGGAGTTAAAAATAATTGATCTGCAAGAACAAATTGAAAATTTGAAAATCGCTGCTGAACGCAATGAGGCTATTAAGAATCTTGAAAAAACTTATAGCGAAATGAAAGAATTAACATCAAAATTTGAAGATTTATCTGAATTCAACCTCACTGACGAAACAGAGAAGGATGAATTTGAGGGGATAGTTTTTTCAAAAGGTGGAAAAATGGAAGAAATAATTTCAATTATCAAAAAAGTTGCTCCATCAGATGTTCCAGTTTTGATAACTGGAGAAAACGGCGTTGGAAAAGAGCTTGTAGCAATGGCGATACATAAGTTGAGCGAACGAAAAGATAAAAAATTTATCACTATAAATTGCTCTGCCATTCCAGAAACACTACTTGAAAGTGAACTTTTCGGGCACGAAAAGGGAGCTTTTACAGGGGCAGTTCAAAGAAAAAAAGGTTTATTTGAAATAGCTGACGGTGGAACGATATTTTTAGACGAAATCGCTGAAACAACCGAATCATTTCAAGCAAAGATCCTAAGAATCATTCAATCCGGGGAATTTAATAGGATCGGTGGAGTTGAAACTTTAAAGGTTAATGTTAGAATTATTGCAGCAACAAATCGCGATATTGAAAAAGCACTAAGAGAAGGAAACTTCAGAGAAGATCTTTACTACAGATTAAATGTTGTAAGAATTCATATTCCTCCGCTACGCGAGAGAAAGGAAGACATAAGATTCCTCGCTGAACATTTTTTAAAAAAATTTAAAGCAAATGATATGAAGTTTTCCTCAGCTGTAATGATTGCGTTTTTAAATTACGAATGGCCAGGAAATGTAAGACAACTTGAAAATGCAGTAAAAAGAGCAATTATATTTGCAAAATCTGAAGGAAGAAAATTAATTCAACTTAAAGATCTACCAGAGGAAATTGCAAAGTCAGCAAAAGGTAAAATAGATATAGAAGAAGAAATTTTAACATTGCTTCGCGAGAAAAAATTTTCTCACAGCTCTATCTCCGAAACCGCAAATGAACTTGGACTAAACAGAGGAACTGTTGGAGAATACCTTCGCGGACTCTGCTTCAAGAATTTATATGAATCCAAATTTGACATAAATAAAGCATCATTAAAAATCACCGGAAATGACCCCGAGGCATTAGAAAGACTTAAAAAGAAAATCGCTGATTATATACATAACTTTATTGAAAACATAGCCAACTGTAAATCAGAAGAGGAAATTAGATCTATAATTAGGTTAAAATACAAAAACTTACCTGCCAGATACCATTTTTATCTTGAGGAATTCGCTATGAGATTTAAAAAGGGGGAAATCACCACTGAGAAATTGGGGATAAATGATGGGAATTTTTAA
- a CDS encoding sigma-54 dependent transcriptional regulator yields the protein MVLLTDDEKRMDIQEKYGIYGESQAIKEIVAVIKQVAPTDITVLITGESGVGKELVARAIHGESKRANGPFVIVNSGAIPEGILESELFGHEKGAFTGAIETRKGYFEMADGGTIFLDEIGDMPISTQVKILRVIEIGEFMRVGSSQLRKVDVRVIAATNKNLEEEVKRGNFREDLYYRLRSVNIYIPPLRDRREDIPILFEKFVAQFCEKNKVAFSGITDDAMQVLISYHWPGNVRELKNFVESILVLESGKIIDAGMVRKYLKYDFAQFDYTRNLPIKYGKPGEQADRELIYRALIDMKNDLIEIKNLLGNLADFIARQIASPLALPEAKVDLKTGTVVENYSLIDMEKRMIKAALDRFNWNKRLAAKALQISERTLYRKIKEYGLEEEREKK from the coding sequence ATGGTTTTACTTACAGATGACGAAAAAAGGATGGATATTCAGGAAAAATATGGGATTTATGGCGAATCCCAAGCGATAAAGGAAATAGTTGCGGTTATAAAGCAAGTTGCACCGACTGATATAACTGTTTTGATCACTGGTGAAAGCGGTGTTGGCAAAGAGCTTGTAGCGCGGGCGATCCATGGGGAAAGCAAAAGAGCCAATGGTCCGTTTGTTATTGTCAATTCTGGGGCGATACCAGAAGGAATACTTGAATCTGAATTATTTGGGCATGAGAAAGGAGCATTCACGGGGGCTATTGAAACGAGAAAAGGATATTTTGAAATGGCAGATGGTGGAACGATCTTTCTTGATGAAATTGGGGATATGCCGATTTCAACTCAAGTGAAAATTTTGAGGGTTATTGAAATAGGCGAATTTATGAGGGTTGGCTCATCTCAATTAAGAAAAGTTGATGTGAGAGTTATAGCAGCAACGAATAAGAATCTTGAGGAGGAAGTGAAGCGCGGAAACTTTAGGGAAGACCTTTATTATCGCTTGAGAAGTGTTAACATTTATATTCCGCCACTTCGCGATAGAAGGGAAGATATACCTATTTTGTTTGAGAAGTTCGTCGCCCAGTTCTGCGAAAAAAATAAAGTTGCTTTTTCAGGGATAACGGACGATGCGATGCAGGTTTTGATTAGTTATCATTGGCCTGGAAATGTTCGTGAGTTGAAAAATTTTGTTGAAAGCATCCTTGTGCTTGAAAGTGGTAAAATTATTGACGCTGGAATGGTGCGTAAATACCTCAAATATGACTTTGCTCAATTTGATTACACGCGAAATCTTCCAATAAAGTATGGAAAACCTGGAGAACAAGCCGATAGGGAACTGATTTATAGAGCTTTGATTGATATGAAAAATGATTTAATTGAAATAAAAAATTTGCTCGGTAATCTTGCTGATTTCATAGCTAGACAAATTGCTTCGCCACTTGCCTTGCCTGAAGCAAAGGTTGATTTAAAAACTGGGACTGTCGTTGAGAATTATTCACTTATTGACATGGAGAAAAGGATGATAAAAGCTGCTCTTGATAGATTTAACTGGAATAAACGTCTTGCTGCAAAGGCTTTGCAGATAAGCGAGAGAACACTCTATAGAAAAATAAAGGAATATGGACTTGAGGAGGAAAGGGAGAAAAAATAA
- the csrA gene encoding carbon storage regulator CsrA, with protein MLVLSRKSGESIVIQNNIKITVLEISGNQVKLGFEAPDYVPIYREEIYLKVANENKLASEIVRDSLKSFAKKFKK; from the coding sequence ATGCTTGTGCTTTCAAGGAAAAGCGGTGAATCAATTGTGATACAAAATAATATAAAAATAACTGTGCTTGAAATTTCTGGCAATCAAGTAAAGCTTGGTTTTGAAGCGCCGGATTATGTGCCAATTTATCGTGAGGAGATTTATCTGAAAGTTGCAAATGAGAACAAGTTAGCTTCTGAAATTGTTCGCGATTCGCTTAAAAGTTTCGCAAAGAAATTTAAAAAATAA
- the fliW gene encoding flagellar assembly protein FliW, protein MKIKNSQFGEIEFDEQIIIPFPEGIIGFEDLKRFIIIEDEDCKPFRWLISVDEPEIGFAVLEPSLLIEDYYLRSGFDPNVYVLFVIATLSKDISKITVNLKAPVVIDKTRNLGRQVILENSEFEISHHLFM, encoded by the coding sequence ATGAAGATAAAAAATTCCCAGTTCGGAGAAATTGAATTTGATGAACAAATAATAATACCGTTTCCAGAAGGCATAATAGGATTTGAGGATTTGAAAAGATTTATTATAATAGAAGATGAAGACTGCAAACCTTTTAGATGGTTAATTTCAGTTGATGAACCAGAGATTGGATTTGCGGTCCTTGAGCCATCTCTTCTGATTGAAGATTATTATCTTCGTTCAGGTTTTGATCCTAATGTTTATGTTCTTTTTGTTATAGCGACATTAAGTAAGGATATTTCAAAGATAACTGTTAACTTAAAGGCTCCAGTTGTTATTGACAAAACCAGAAACCTTGGAAGGCAAGTTATACTTGAAAATTCTGAATTTGAAATATCACATCATTTGTTTATGTGA